From one Microbulbifer sp. A4B17 genomic stretch:
- a CDS encoding transposase domain-containing protein, whose product MKPFIMARKNLPFASSVNGAKALCLHFSLIRTAKHHGLAPYKYYVEAFEQIPHCQSVENFEVLLPWNIQLERVGMVVECN is encoded by the coding sequence ATGAAACCCTTTATCATGGCTCGTAAGAACTTGCCATTTGCATCCTCAGTCAATGGCGCTAAAGCATTATGCCTGCACTTCAGTTTGATTCGCACAGCCAAGCACCACGGCCTTGCCCCCTACAAGTATTATGTGGAGGCATTTGAGCAGATTCCTCACTGCCAATCCGTTGAGAATTTTGAGGTACTGTTACCCTGGAATATCCAGCTTGAGAGAGTTGGGATGGTTGTAGAGTGCAATTAG
- a CDS encoding helix-turn-helix transcriptional regulator: MNTDPLVEVRRIDLKICQSNNYDLVFNRIYKAIIVNLEDQNFTVGSLSKAAFLSRSQLYRNVKKNIGVSPQFLITWLRIKKGAQFLESGVDNITWISYSVGFKSSSHFSRRFRYQYGIPPSKYKCLHSTLKCII; this comes from the coding sequence GTGAATACTGATCCGTTAGTAGAGGTTAGAAGAATTGATCTTAAAATATGTCAATCAAATAATTATGATTTAGTATTTAATAGAATTTACAAAGCAATTATTGTAAATTTGGAGGATCAGAATTTCACTGTGGGGAGCTTATCTAAAGCTGCATTTTTAAGTAGATCGCAATTGTATAGAAATGTAAAAAAAAATATCGGGGTTTCGCCACAATTTTTAATTACCTGGCTAAGAATAAAAAAAGGGGCCCAATTTCTGGAGAGCGGAGTGGATAATATTACCTGGATTTCATATAGTGTTGGATTTAAGAGTTCTTCTCACTTTAGTCGAAGATTTCGTTATCAATATGGAATTCCACCGTCAAAATATAAATGTCTCCATTCAACTTTGAAGTGCATCATTTAA
- a CDS encoding response regulator transcription factor yields MNQACLSIESSDSLLRLLFASRQRLFGNALASLITEHSPSSRVVIESNSPAVIAAIGDLDHWNIILLDELFIRSTVSLLNEVERIKNRVPVAILADPELTSQVDIYLNFGIVGVLNKQDDIETFFCGCRAISAGETWVARPWQQVRRQQILPLTPRQQQVLTLLKKGLSNKQIAARLNCKENTIKVHLRTIFRILGVRTRIACLRAAEAEGWLMSIE; encoded by the coding sequence ATGAACCAGGCATGCCTATCAATAGAGTCCTCGGATTCGTTATTAAGATTATTGTTTGCTAGCCGCCAGAGGTTATTTGGTAATGCATTGGCTTCCTTAATTACCGAGCATTCCCCCTCCAGTAGAGTTGTCATAGAAAGTAATTCACCGGCGGTGATAGCCGCCATAGGAGATCTTGATCACTGGAACATAATACTGCTTGATGAACTTTTCATTAGGTCCACAGTGAGCCTTTTAAATGAAGTAGAACGCATTAAAAATCGAGTCCCAGTTGCGATTCTTGCGGATCCGGAGCTAACTTCACAAGTCGATATTTATTTGAATTTCGGCATTGTTGGAGTATTGAACAAGCAAGATGATATAGAAACTTTTTTTTGCGGTTGCCGAGCAATTTCAGCAGGTGAGACCTGGGTCGCGCGTCCTTGGCAACAGGTGCGAAGGCAGCAGATCTTACCCCTAACTCCACGACAGCAGCAGGTGTTAACATTACTTAAGAAAGGCCTATCCAATAAACAGATTGCAGCTCGTCTCAACTGTAAGGAAAATACTATCAAAGTGCATTTGCGTACCATATTTCGAATTCTCGGTGTACGCACCAGGATCGCATGCCTAAGGGCGGCAGAGGCGGAGGGCTGGTTGATGTCGATCGAGTAG